The sequence GCAGTGGCTGCTGCGCTACTCGTGCCCAGTGTGCCCCAAGTGCTTCCGGCTGCACTTCACAGTGGGGCTGAGGGAGAGGGGGGTGGGCGCCCTGGGCTGCCCCAGCTGCCGCAGTCCTGACCTGCGCAAAGACACCCAGCACCTCTGGTACTGGTCCACGCTGGAGCCCGCggtactggtttatactggtttatactgggagggCGCTGGGTGGGCGCTGGGAGGGGTTGGGGGTAGattgggaggg comes from Vidua macroura isolate BioBank_ID:100142 chromosome 19, ASM2450914v1, whole genome shotgun sequence and encodes:
- the LOC128816744 gene encoding E3 ubiquitin-protein ligase RNF31-like; amino-acid sequence: MQWLLRYSCPVCPKCFRLHFTVGLRERGVGALGCPSCRSPDLRKDTQHLWYWSTLEPALRRCLDPETFGLVTWKLTELELLTDPQFLWCPHVLVYIGL